Part of the Candidatus Binatia bacterium genome is shown below.
TCGGCGGCCTCGACCGCCTGGTTCACATGGTCGGCCGTGGCCTTGGCGAAGTTGCCGACGCACTGGGAAGGGTCGGCAGGATTGACGCTCTGGAACGTGTCGCTCGACTCGATCCGTCGACCGCCGATCACGAGGGGGTGGGTCTTGCCGAGCTGGCCCCGGATGGTCTCGAGGCCGCACTGCATGCCCTTCTCGTTCTCGGGGCGCGAGAAATCGAGGAGCGCCGCGTTCTGGAATTCGGGAAGCATGACGGCTCCTTTAGCATTCAGGTGGTTGGGGGATATACTGCGGCGCCCATGATATCCGCTCTCGCCACGGCTGTCATCCCGGCCCTCCTCCTGCCCTGGACGCTGTTCCTGGCGCCCATGCCGATCCTCTTCGCGGTGCTCCCCGTCATTCCGGTCGCGATCGTCTACGTTCGCGCCATCGCCGCGCGCGACGCCGGGCGCGCCGTCACCCTGGCGCTCGCCTGGGCGGCGGCCTTCAGCGTCTCCACCATCGCCGCGGCCACCGCGCGGCCGGACGCGGCCGTTCACGGGATCTGGCATGCGGGGGAATTCCGGGACGAGATGGTGCGCTGGATCGCGACCGGGGTGGGCCCGGAGGGGGACATCCGGCTCTTCCTTCCCCGCGTGCTCCTCGAGTTCGCGCTCGTGCTCGCGCTCTCGGCCGCGACCGCGGGCGTGGCGGGGCTCCTCCTGGGGGCGGCACTCCTCGGGTACATGAACGGCTACGTGGGGTGGGTGGCCTCGAACGCCGATGCGCGGGTGGGGCCGCTCGCCGCCGCGCTCATCGCCTGGCCCCCCTGGTCGGCCGCCCGCGTCGTCGCGTTCGTCTGCGCCGGCACCGCCGCCGCGCTCTGGGGCTATCCGCGTCTCCTGGCGCGCGGCGCGCCGAGGGGCCGGTGGGTCCGGCTCCTGATCGTGGCCGTCCTGCTGCTCGGCCTCGATATCTTTCTCAAGTGGTGGCTCGCGCCGATCTGGCGCGACTGGCTTCGCTCGATCCTGGGCGCGAGCGCCGGAATCGAAGCGGGCGGGAGCGCGTGACGCTGGCGCGTCCGGCTCCCGCCCCAGGCCGCGGGGTCGCGGCCTCGTGCTGTCGGGTTACTTCAAGATCGTGACCGGGCTCACGTCCTTCGTGTACGGCGTCTGGGCCTGGACGTAGTAGCGACCCGACGCGAGCGTCTTGCCGCGATCGTCCTTGCCGTCGAACCGGACCAGGTGCGTCCCGGCCGGCACGTTCGACTCGTCCATCAGGAGCCGCACCATCCGGCCGCGGGCGTCGAAGACCCGGATGGTGAGCCCGCCGTCCTGCGGCGTCAGCACGGTCACGACCGCTTCGGGGTTCAGCGGGTTCGGGCCCAGCTTCTTGATCATGCCGCGCTCCGGCACCACCGACGTGCTGACGTGGGCCGTGACGGCGGTTCCGCTCCGCAGCGTCGCATGCAGCGTCATGTCCGCCGCGACCTCCGTGGTCAGGTTGGCGAAGAGCGCGCGCAGGTCGTCCTTCGCGAAGTCCATGCGCAGCTCCAGGGCGCCGTTTCCGTCCCGGTCGTGCGTGCCGTCCACGCTCTCGGCCAGGGGGGCGATCGCCTCGACGGTTCCCGATCCCGTCCACGCCGTGAGGCGCACGGAGGCCGGGTCGACGTCGGCGAGCGCGAAGCCGGAGACCGGCTCCAGGTAGACGCGCTCGCGGGGCTTGCCGATGTTGAGCCGGATCGGGTCCGCCTCGGACCAGGCGCGCGCCACCGGCCCGGTCTCGACATGCGTCACCGTGACCGTCACGACGACGTCCCGCGTCAGGCCGGGATCCGCCCAGTCGGCGGCGGTCAGCGTGACGTGATACGTCCCCGCGCCGTTTACGGCCGCGGTCAGGGTCAGGTTGCCCGTGCCGTCGCCGGCGTCGGTCAACGACGTCTGCAGCGCCGCGCCGGCGTCCGAGCTCTTGAGCCGCAAGTTCGGAGCGCCGGGAGTGCACGACTCGTCCGGGTCGCTGGCGCTCACGGCGACGGCCGTGACGGCTCCTTCACCGAGCGAAGCCGAGTACGAGGGCTGGTCCCACGCGGGGGCGCGGTTCGTGTTCGTGACGGTGATCGTGAAGTTCTCCCAATCCAGCGCCGTGCCGTCCCAGACCGAGATCGTCGCCGAGTAGCTGCCCGACTGGCAGTAGCCCGGGGAGAGGTCGAGCGAGGCCGTCAGGGAGCCCGGCCCGCTGCTCACCGGCGTCAGCGTCGCGAAGCTCGGAAGCGTGACGCTCCACGTGAGGTTGTTCCCGTCCGGGTCGGTGGCCGAGACGGACACGTGGCGCACCTGGCCCTCCGCGACGGTCTGGGTCCCGATCGCGCTCAACACGGGCGGGCGGTTCGCCACC
Proteins encoded:
- a CDS encoding Ig-like domain-containing protein codes for the protein MRRFAGFLHSTVAALFVAGGLFTSAPAAAAPPVLSLPGPQTVSEGTDLTFNVSATDPDGQSVFLSAANLPTGATFTDHFNNTGTFDWTPNTDQAGSYLVSFLADDDFGGTDQGSVSIEVTNANTAPVLFAIGDRTVEQGTTQFVSLTGYDPDGDAITFSSGPLPSYATLSDYGAGSGNITLAPSLSTPLGTTSITVRLSDGQATVEQSFSVTVTASQVANRPPVLSAIGTQTVAEGQVRHVSVSATDPDGNNLTWSVTLPSFATLTPVSSGPGSLTASLDLSPGYCQSGSYSATISVWDGTALDWENFTITVTNTNRAPAWDQPSYSASLGEGAVTAVAVSASDPDESCTPGAPNLRLKSSDAGAALQTSLTDAGDGTGNLTLTAAVNGAGTYHVTLTAADWADPGLTRDVVVTVTVTHVETGPVARAWSEADPIRLNIGKPRERVYLEPVSGFALADVDPASVRLTAWTGSGTVEAIAPLAESVDGTHDRDGNGALELRMDFAKDDLRALFANLTTEVAADMTLHATLRSGTAVTAHVSTSVVPERGMIKKLGPNPLNPEAVVTVLTPQDGGLTIRVFDARGRMVRLLMDESNVPAGTHLVRFDGKDDRGKTLASGRYYVQAQTPYTKDVSPVTILK